caaatttttataatgatttgcatatttcttaatataattattaaattcttaattaaatttcaaaaaaaaaaaaaaaacagcatcttaaaagctatttttttttttagttttcaacaaTATTGGAGAAAcattatgtatgtatgtatgtatgtatatatatattccttctATAAATGTTGTCTTAATAAATTTTTCGAATAATCAATATGATGCAACCCATGATGTACCCATTTACATGCATTCCTTCCATcacaagaaaaaataaataaataatttgtcaCATGACAATTTGTGATTAGATACCTAAATGAGAGTAGAGGCATCCAAGTATTTTTCTATCCAAATTCAAGTTATATaccaaagacaaaaaaaaaaaaaaaaaaaaaaaaaaaaaaaaaaaaaaagtgaggtAATTTTCCCCAAGTGGCTATGGGTTTAAAAAATGGAAAGTGAAATAAATATAAGTAATCTTCCTAAGTTTctgtttttaaaagtaaaaaagaaaactaaattaatattgTCTGATGCTCACACAAtattaaatcttaaaaaaagagagaagtaCAAAAAATAGAacttgccttttttttttcttttttcttttttccatgtGCATactcttccaaaaaaaaaaaaaatcagatagaaaaaatgtcaaattatttataggaattaaaaaaacaacactgatagatttctaaTCACGTCTATCACCaaatagtatcaatgatagagttTTATCAAGATATgtttctatcaacctctatcaaataagattaaattttattcttttatataaataatttcctttatttttttatttttaaaaattccccTAACCAAAATGAGGGTATTATTTATTAGGAATTCTTATCTAGTAAAAATATCCTGTGATTCCAGTATGTGTTGAGAGggctttttttctctctcttgtaAGATAAAGTTTTCATACATGGGAATCAACAAAGCTTTAGCAACACGTTAGTGTGATGGGACAGACTTGATTCCATCAAATGattcatatttcaaatttaattttaatttgagaatctTTTAATGCCTTAACTTTCAATGTGTTATTCaatcaaaaagaaaactaatcaaataaataaatcttttctCACTCCTTAATGTAACAAAAGTTTTCATATTTGTTCGTAGTACAAATAAGAGAGATGTAGAAATTTCGAACCTCCCACAAATAGTACATGCCAACAAAAGAAGTTTCCATAACCTATCACATGTAATTTGTATGTGTTGGGAGAAAATAGTTGAGCacaatgaaaatttgaaaatagttaGCATCAAAATAACTCAACTAGATTAGACAACATCCAGCCAATTCAACATTTAGGataggaaaattaaaattacttaaCAAGCAAATTTCATTGATTTATTATCTGGGACAAAGACAATGAAACCTCCAACTATCTCTACTATAGTATGATATTGTTCACTTTGGATATGAATCattatgattttgattttggaaccACCAAAAGGTCTCATTACCAATGGAGATAATTCTCTTAATTTATATACCTATGATCATGCCCTTCCCTACACCATTGTGGGCTTGATTTTATTTATACTCCTAGTAATTCTCCCCCAAACGAAGTACCATTTTGAGTCACCTCTCAGTTAGATCAGTCCACTCCCAATCATGAGAGCTTGCTTTAAATCTTGAGACACCTCCAATTCATTCCATGTCAACTTTCAAATAAAGCACAAGTAAGATCACATATCACACTTGCTCTTATCAAGGTAGGGGTGATGACAAGGCTACCCAAATAGACCATAAACTATGCTCActaaaatgttttatttgaaatttgaggATTTCACCGCAAACAGCTAGATCTAGACCATGATACTAATATCGATTGATGAAGACAACAAAATCTTCACCTATCTTTATAATGGTGCGATATTGTCTACTTTAGGCATAAACCTTGAGACTCTGCTTTTGAAACCACCTTAAAGGCTTAATACCAATAGAGATCTTTCCTTCCTGAATTAATGTGGGACTTTGTACCCTCCTTATAATATAGATATTTGAATTTCGAAGCCAAAAAGTagaaccattaaaaaaaaataaaagaagaaaagtttggtAGTTAGATAACCAACACATAATTGAGCCATGTGCAAAATTGCTTGGTGGGCAATACGCCATGGCCCTTAATGTTCAAACCAGCACACACTGCAACACAATTCTCAATTTCAACTCCccacaatctcttgtatttccCTTAATCAATCCAGCCAAGATAATTCAATTCCCAGCTCATGGCATAAAATTTTAAAGGATTAAAATAAcagtaacaataataataataataatcaggGAAGGTTCTCTCTCACCCTCTCTTTTGTTTGTCTCTATATAGACCCACTTGCTTCTGTGTACTTCTATTCCCCAAAGCCCTCCTTTCTTTTCAGTCAGAGCCCAAAATCTGAGATGGGTTTTCGATTCAGAGCTCTATCCCTCCTACTTTCACAAGCTCTATTTATCTTTTCACTAGAGACAGCAAAAGCTGAAGATTTCTACAACATAAGCAATGTGGGAAGTAGTAAGCAAGCGAGGAGGTGCAATTTGTTTGAAGGAAAATGGGTTTTTAATCCTTCTTTACCTCTTTATGAATTTTCAAGCTGTCCCTTCATAGACCCTGAGTTTAACTGCCAAAAGTATGGTAGACCAGATCGATCCTACCTCAAGTACACTTGGAAACCTAACCTCTGTGATCTTCCAAGGTACTACTTctcattcttttttcttctattcTTTCATCTCCTACGGTTTTCCATTTTAGACATATTCCTGCTTTCCTAGCGACATTTTTATGCAAATGTCAAGCTTTCTTCTTTGAGAATGTGGGAGCAAAACCAAAGCAGCCCTCTCTCTGAAAATGTGTTCATTTCTTTGAAGGTTTGACGGGTTGGAGCTTCTGAGGAAGTGGAGAGGGAAGAAGATAATGTTTGTAGGCGACTCATTGAGTCTTAACATGTGGCAGTCCTTAACATGTATGATTCAATCGTCGGCACCAAGAGCCAAAACCTCCATCGTCAGGAGGGAGTCACTCTCTACTGTGATTTTCCAGGCGAGTTCTTtaccctttttcttttcctcaaaTTTCCTGATTCAAAGTCTCTCGCTTCACAGTATAATAATTGTCTGCTTGCTTTATTCTCTGTTCTTTATTCactttttcaaaagttgttttttgggtTATGCTGTGCTTGGTATCCTAAACAGGACAAAACAAATAAttcaagaaaagaaaactatataataataataataataacaatcatAATATTGATAAACATactacaacaacaacaacaataataataacaatcatAATATTGATAAACACGAATAATAACTTTATATGTCCAATAATTTCTAATAATATACCAAAGCAATGAAGAAGAGGAACAATCTGGTGTGTGCAGGAGTATGGAGTAAGCTTGCTTCTTCACAGGACGCCCTACCTTGTAGACGTAGTGAAAGAGAGGATTGGAAGAGTCCTAAAGCTTGATTCCATTGAAGGAGGCAGTGTGTGGAAGGGAATGGATGTGCTCATATTCAATTCCTGGCACTGGTGGACCCACAAAGGAAGATCCCAGCCGTATGATCAATCTCTTTTTTCATGATCACTCTGATGTGGTAGGTGATGGTAAAATCTAACGGTTGTGAGTGTTGTTGATCAGGTGGGATTATGTGCAAGTAGGAAATACAGTGAAGAAAGATATGGACCGTCTAGAGGCATTCTATCAAGGGTTGACCACCTGGGCGAGATGGGTGGAAATGAATGTTGATCCCAGTAAAACCAGGGTTATTTTCCAGGGAATCTCCCCCACTCATTATGAGTAAGTAAAAATCAACGGTTGTGATCCACTCTcctatcaaattaaatttatctaaattttaaaacttccaaaatatatatttgaataacatAAATATTCATTtctataaagaaaagaaaagaagtgtTTTCTTCTACTAGGTCAGGGACGAGGTGTGCACCCCGACCCCACCCTTCCAAGTTGCAATATATATATCCACACCACGACAGGCTAAAGTAAAAAATTTCTCCCTTTGGTTACATATCCCTTTTAATACTTCTCCAGCATTTTGGTGAGCTCAGAACATTTAGAAACACTTCTGTCCACGGAGAAGGCAGCATTGTCACGTATCCATGTCGGATTGTGGGACATTAAATCCTTTAATAATCGATACCCTTATCATGAAATTCACAgtgaatatatattttctattgtAATTTTATCACAGGTAGTGGGTAGCAAATAAAATTGGTCAAAATACACATACGAAAATGGAAATTGACGAGCAGTTcgacaaaaaaattattttaatcgGCCTGCTGACGAAAAATAAGTTGTCCAAATTTTGTCTAGCTATTTAATgcaatactattttttttttttttaactacttTCCTTTTGGGCAGTAATCTTCAGACCAGCAAACTACATTTTGAGCTCAGAAAACTAATTATCTGCGGAATATAGGAATAAAACTTTGTTTTTTGCTTCTTAACTATAAAATCTTATGTTTCCACCTTACTAGGGGAAAGGATTGGAACCAACCAAGGAGGAGTTGCAATGGCGAAAGTGTACCACTCTCGGGGTCACTGTATCCAGCAGGGACACCACCCGCGGCAGAAATTGTGAAGAGAGTGCTGAGTAGAATGAGGAAGCCAATTTTCTTGCTGGACATCACAACGTTGTCACAACTGCGGAAAGATGCTCATCCCTCTACTTACAGCGGCGAGCACGGGACAGATTGCAGCCATTGGTGCCTTCCTGGTTTGCCCGACACTTGGAACGAGCTTCTCTATGCAGCTTTCACCATGTGAAGACCAACCATGAAACACTTGAAGCTCTTTTCGTCTCTGCAATTCTTCACAGGGAGTGTTGGATGATAGAAATTCATTCATTTGATTAACCAGCTTAACGGTAGTTGGAAGCAAGAAATGTAATGGCAACAAAGCAAttgtataaaatatattttagttgTTGGAGTTTCTGAGAATAGTTTCAAATCGACAAGGAAAGATACGGATGAGATGGTATAAAGATGGCTGCTTGggattaaattggaataacacgCTCTATTGCGCATCTTTAAAAGATGGATCAATTGAATTTAAGTTTGGCTTTTAGAACAACTCTATTTTCCATGAATCATATTATTGAACTAAGTGTAGATCTTATAAACCACCTATCCTCACTCATTTGGAACTAATGAGGCCAGAAAAATACACATATGACCAATGGCCCAGTTATAAAGTAGGATCCCAATCATAAATAATGATAATGTAATAACTGAAGTACCTGATATTAACTCCTTCATGTGTTCAAAGATCATTCCACGAACTGGATATAGACAGTTCATTTAATGATTATAGATACTGATAACTAAAATACGAGTTCCAAACAGTAGATTACAGAATGTTGAatcaataaaaactaaaatttagtgTTTAATCAAGATGGGAAATAACCACGTAGGAAACTGAAATGTCAATGGATACGTCAAGCTTCGCTAACTGTATAATTACAATCGTAGATGACTAAGCATCTGGAGCATGCAAGGTTTTACACTGTTTAGCGGTCTACGAGGATGGGTGAATAACCCTCAAGATCCTCGAAGAGGAATATGAGGCAACAAAAATTAGTAGCCAACATATACAGCAGCATTTACTATGTAACAGTCATCATTTTTGTCTCCCATTTCTTCCACATGCACACCACTGGAGCATATTAAGCCACCATCGACGACCTCAACATTCAGAATCTTTCCACTGCAGTAAATCAAATGATGGAAAGATTCAATAAACGTTGAAGAGAATAGTTTGAAGGTGTTCACTATCATCGGTGGAAGATAATGCCAGTCAATTTAACTGGTTCCAAGAGTATTAAATTGAAATGGAAGACCGACAGGAAAGCGAGCAAAAAGCTAGTTAATTAtgatttgataataaaatatgaatatttgcacaaaaaaatatacattgaaGTAAAATTGACGAAGTGAGTTACTAAACTAACGATTAACTTCTCCTTGATCGTATAGTCCAATCACTCTGAAGGTTGCAGTACAAGTAGCCCAGTGGAAAACGCTCGAAGGATATTGTGGTGGTTAAAGTAAAGCCAAGGTAAGTAACTTGAGACATGAAATCTAGATGACAAAGATGGAAGCATTAAGCACGATAGATTATCAGGGCAAGATGAAGCAACTCTCAGACAATCATGCCAAAATTGGAAAGGGGATCTCAACCTCAGACCGAATCATCTCACTAACAGTCTACAGCTGGCTTTGAAGAGACAGATTTTACTTGCCAGagcctaaaatttaaaaataaataacctaaATACCCAGCAACCATCTAGTcctttaaaactgaaaaatgtcATATGAGTGCCTAGGGCCCTAGATAAAAAAAAGAACCTAGTGTGATAAGAATATCCTCTTTGGAAATCAAGGATTATTACAGCATCTTAGCCCACCAACAGAGAATACTCGCAACCTCAATCCCTTTACTGTCAATCTCCTCCAAGAAATTCAACTGACCATGTCAGTTGAGTCTTAAGTGTAGAAAGTCTGATGCTGAGTCTAGTGTCATTCTTTCcagaaaaataatgataataaataaatcaatcaatCAAATGATGGAACTTGTATCTTGCAGTACCAGAGGCTAGTTCACCCATCCAGTTGAGATTTAGTTCACATTCTTACATACTAGTGGTTGTGGTTAAATCTTTAGCTATTAGAGTTAGAATAACTATAACATAGTTAAAGGCTGGCAATCAAAGTACTTGGACATAAGTGGTGCATCTTTGGATGCAGAGATCAATCAGAAGGATATACTGACCCGGAAAGATTTACAGATGTATGCAAACATACAAGGCCTTGCTAAAGCCTAAAACAAGCACCAAGATACTAGCTCAAAAAGTTGAGAACAATTCTTCCTTGTCGGGTCTTCATCAACTCTAAGTCAGCCTCTTCTGCACTGGTGTTCAGAGGTACAATCTTTTATCCATATTCTTAATTATGTTGATGACATATTGATCACATGAAGTAGCAAAAACGAGGATAAAAAGGTTCCTTAAAGATTTTGTTTTGACTTTTTGCCTTGAAAGATGCTAATGAATTAAATTGCTTTTTGGTAgtggaagaaagaaaagatacATCTCAAATTAACCTACCACTCAAGTTTTGCTAAGAAAGGAATCagaaattacaaaaattgattGATAAGTTATCTAATGACTTCCAGTGCGATAGGCTCTGCAGGGCTTACCACGCATGAGACCCAACATTCAAGTGTATAAATTTAGCCAATACTTGCAAAGCCTAATCACTCATCCTTTGCAAGGGGCAAGAAAAATCCTTGAGCACTTAAGGAGGAACACAAAATAAGTCTCCATATAAAGCCTGTTACACTCATAGCATTACTGTCTTTCTTagtgaaaatttaatttcatggGTGCCTAGGTAACAAAATTTTGTACTCAGATCAAGTGCAGAATCAAAGTATAAAACTTTGGCTTATGTGATTAGCAGTCGTGCCAGTGCTGTAGCTGTGAACCTGATTTACCATGCAAGGACCAAAGAACTTGAGCAATCTTCATTTTGAGAGATGCGATCATTAAAAAAGAACCGGAAATATGTATATACCCTCTTCTGAACAGATAAGCGACTATTAGCCACAACCTTGAGCTGCCTACATATTTACTTTCTTTAGAGAAGCTTGGAATGATTGAAACACCCACAAGTTTAGTGGGGATGTGAAAGCAAGCCACTAAACAACACGGCATTTTAATCTAATCAGCCTTCTTCTATAGCTCAGCAGCCTCGACAAATCGTTGTACAACATTTGTTGTGTTTGGCTTAAATCACTTGCTTCTGTACCTTGTTAGTTTTCCATCCCCTCTCCCTCTGTTCGGTTATTTTGTTAAGATGGCTGAGTTAGTAGTTTAACTTATTCCTCTTGTTGCATGCAT
The nucleotide sequence above comes from Benincasa hispida cultivar B227 chromosome 3, ASM972705v1, whole genome shotgun sequence. Encoded proteins:
- the LOC120074613 gene encoding protein trichome birefringence-like 38 — encoded protein: MGFRFRALSLLLSQALFIFSLETAKAEDFYNISNVGSSKQARRCNLFEGKWVFNPSLPLYEFSSCPFIDPEFNCQKYGRPDRSYLKYTWKPNLCDLPRFDGLELLRKWRGKKIMFVGDSLSLNMWQSLTCMIQSSAPRAKTSIVRRESLSTVIFQEYGVSLLLHRTPYLVDVVKERIGRVLKLDSIEGGSVWKGMDVLIFNSWHWWTHKGRSQPWDYVQVGNTVKKDMDRLEAFYQGLTTWARWVEMNVDPSKTRVIFQGISPTHYEGKDWNQPRRSCNGESVPLSGSLYPAGTPPAAEIVKRVLSRMRKPIFLLDITTLSQLRKDAHPSTYSGEHGTDCSHWCLPGLPDTWNELLYAAFTM